In the Kaistella sp. 97-N-M2 genome, one interval contains:
- a CDS encoding patatin-like phospholipase family protein — translation MIHQKILKTPTMTPLQLERLLSDAQLDATSKNKLKSLQNKISGKEFSDILDGEGNQYVNFVQEGGGVWGVALVGYLYALESFGIRFLRIAGTSAGAINTMLIAAMGDRTKNKSTRIKDILFQWKFEEFMDGKSIVKKLASRILKSKNYMKRIGLSIIVLFLLIVIFPFLILFLKISPWYYLVPFLGLCLFVYTTVHYYHLFQVNRIGLNPGRAFENKMQVALDSFNIKSVSNLNEEYNQKERKLNLNYRLGNGEEYYNTAIENIKNIHEKELTNIDMVKFNFFLESAEDNDLYKENPFTLLRSDYTIVTTDINAQIKVELPKMANLYWTNTDLSIISPAKFVRASMSVPYFFEPMITKIDISKDSIIQAWKFWLNAEPANIFEEGVFVDGGSISNFPIDIFHESDIFYPRIPVFGVRLVDQAELGEPRGPGSNNILKSPFSFLGSIFDTLKGYNDKTFLTKYTFYSTHSIQYVDCSPSNWLNFFMEDREKTELFNKGFRAGLDFLEKFDWQKYKYERMLVALKEKGIFKQEAKPNVG, via the coding sequence ATGATCCACCAAAAAATTCTTAAAACACCAACGATGACGCCACTTCAATTAGAACGGCTGCTTTCAGATGCGCAACTGGATGCGACCTCCAAAAACAAACTGAAATCCCTTCAGAACAAAATTTCCGGAAAAGAATTTTCGGATATCCTGGATGGTGAAGGAAACCAATATGTGAATTTTGTGCAGGAAGGCGGCGGTGTTTGGGGCGTAGCTTTGGTCGGTTATCTTTATGCGCTCGAAAGTTTTGGAATACGTTTCCTGAGGATTGCGGGAACGAGTGCAGGTGCGATTAATACAATGCTCATCGCTGCGATGGGTGACCGCACAAAAAACAAAAGCACGCGGATTAAAGACATCTTATTTCAGTGGAAGTTTGAAGAGTTCATGGATGGAAAATCCATTGTAAAAAAACTGGCAAGCCGCATTCTGAAGAGCAAAAACTATATGAAGAGAATTGGCCTCTCGATCATTGTTCTTTTCTTACTGATTGTTATTTTTCCCTTTCTTATTCTTTTTCTCAAAATCAGTCCGTGGTATTATCTTGTTCCCTTTCTGGGATTATGTTTATTTGTTTATACGACTGTGCACTATTATCATCTTTTTCAGGTGAACCGGATCGGACTGAATCCGGGGCGTGCTTTCGAAAATAAAATGCAGGTGGCGCTCGACAGTTTCAATATTAAAAGCGTGAGCAATCTGAACGAAGAATACAATCAAAAAGAAAGAAAACTCAACCTGAATTACCGCCTCGGCAATGGCGAAGAATACTATAACACCGCCATCGAAAACATCAAAAATATTCACGAAAAAGAACTGACCAATATTGATATGGTAAAATTTAATTTTTTTCTGGAATCTGCGGAAGATAACGATCTTTACAAAGAAAACCCCTTTACGCTGCTGCGCTCGGATTATACAATTGTCACAACCGACATTAACGCGCAAATAAAAGTAGAACTTCCAAAAATGGCCAATTTATACTGGACGAATACCGATCTGTCCATTATCAGTCCGGCAAAATTTGTACGTGCATCCATGTCGGTACCCTACTTTTTTGAACCGATGATCACCAAAATCGATATTTCAAAAGACTCCATTATTCAGGCCTGGAAATTCTGGCTTAATGCAGAACCGGCAAATATTTTTGAAGAAGGCGTTTTTGTGGATGGTGGCAGCATCTCCAACTTTCCGATTGATATTTTTCACGAAAGCGACATTTTTTATCCACGAATCCCGGTGTTTGGAGTACGGCTGGTAGATCAGGCGGAACTGGGTGAGCCACGAGGTCCCGGCAGTAACAATATCCTGAAAAGTCCTTTCAGTTTTTTGGGAAGTATTTTCGATACGCTGAAAGGTTATAACGACAAAACTTTCTTAACCAAATATACTTTTTACAGCACCCACAGCATTCAGTACGTTGACTGCAGCCCAAGTAACTGGCTTAATTTTTTTATGGAAGACCGGGAGAAGACCGAACTTTTCAACAAAGGTTTTCGGGCTGGGCTGGACTTTCTGGAAAAATTCGACTGGCAAAAATACAAGTACGAACGCATGTTGGTGGCACTAAAGGAAAAAGGCATTTTTAAACAGGAAGCAAAACCAAACGTTGGCTGA
- a CDS encoding DHA2 family efflux MFS transporter permease subunit, translating to MQQDSLVEYGSRRLIITLTAIMCALLEIVDSTIVNVALNEMKGNLGATLSEVGWVITAYAIGNVIIVPMTSWLSQQFGRRNYFAASIIIFTIFSFLCGNATNIWELVFFRLMQGIGGGALLVTSQTIITESYPIEKRSMAQAIYGLGVIIGPTLGPPLGGYIVDNYSWPYIFYINIPLGIAATIMTLQFVRSPKFSEKRKAIDVDWYGILLLAITVGSLQYILERGHEEDWFDSGVIVFLTASAVIGFILFLWRELTYKYPIVELRVLKNGNLRIGTAMSFILGFGLYGSTFIVPLYTQSILGWTALQSGALMIPAALTTAVMMPIIGRLLTRGVKQQILVSLGLLIFFIYSFWGYNILTPNTGKEDFFWMLIVRGMGLGLLFIPITSLALSTLKGQEIGQGAAFTGMMRQLGGSFGIAAITTFIANQTSIHRANLAQYIDVNNFEVQQRVAGLKASFITKGFTPDAALQAAYKMLDLTVLKQASVLSYMDVFLYLGILFLICIPFVLFVKERKGREPIDVSEAMH from the coding sequence ATGCAACAGGATTCCTTGGTCGAATACGGCTCCCGACGATTAATCATTACCCTTACTGCGATAATGTGTGCCCTCCTTGAGATTGTAGATTCCACTATTGTTAATGTGGCGCTAAATGAAATGAAAGGTAATTTAGGGGCCACACTTTCCGAAGTGGGTTGGGTGATCACCGCTTATGCCATCGGAAACGTCATCATTGTTCCGATGACGAGCTGGCTTTCCCAGCAGTTTGGGCGACGAAACTACTTCGCAGCCTCCATAATTATTTTTACCATATTTTCGTTTCTGTGCGGAAATGCGACGAATATCTGGGAACTCGTTTTCTTTCGTTTAATGCAGGGCATCGGCGGTGGAGCACTTTTGGTGACCTCACAAACCATTATTACCGAATCATACCCCATCGAAAAACGAAGTATGGCGCAGGCAATTTATGGCTTAGGCGTGATTATCGGACCAACTTTAGGTCCGCCTCTGGGTGGATATATAGTCGACAATTACAGTTGGCCCTACATCTTTTATATCAACATTCCACTTGGGATTGCCGCGACGATTATGACGCTTCAGTTTGTTAGAAGTCCAAAATTCAGCGAAAAGCGAAAGGCCATCGACGTCGATTGGTACGGAATTCTTTTACTGGCCATCACCGTGGGTTCATTGCAATATATACTGGAAAGGGGCCACGAAGAAGATTGGTTTGACAGCGGAGTCATTGTCTTTTTAACGGCTTCTGCGGTGATCGGATTTATTCTTTTCCTTTGGCGCGAACTTACTTACAAATATCCTATTGTCGAATTGCGCGTGTTGAAAAATGGTAACCTGCGGATTGGAACCGCAATGTCCTTTATTTTGGGCTTTGGTTTATATGGCTCCACCTTTATCGTACCGCTTTACACGCAAAGTATTTTGGGTTGGACCGCCCTGCAGTCGGGAGCTTTAATGATTCCCGCGGCTTTGACGACCGCGGTAATGATGCCCATTATCGGGCGGTTATTAACGCGTGGCGTAAAGCAGCAAATTCTTGTTTCTTTGGGATTATTAATTTTCTTTATTTACAGTTTTTGGGGGTACAATATTCTTACGCCAAATACAGGCAAAGAAGATTTCTTTTGGATGCTTATCGTGCGCGGGATGGGATTAGGACTTTTATTTATTCCAATCACTTCATTGGCATTGAGTACGCTGAAAGGTCAGGAAATCGGTCAGGGTGCGGCTTTCACCGGGATGATGCGTCAGTTGGGAGGCTCTTTCGGGATTGCAGCCATCACCACTTTTATCGCCAACCAAACCTCAATACACAGAGCGAACCTCGCGCAGTATATCGATGTGAATAATTTTGAGGTGCAGCAGCGGGTTGCAGGTTTGAAGGCAAGTTTTATAACGAAGGGCTTTACGCCCGACGCCGCTTTGCAGGCCGCTTATAAAATGTTAGATCTCACGGTACTAAAACAGGCGTCAGTACTGTCTTACATGGATGTTTTCCTTTATCTCGGAATCCTCTTTTTAATCTGTATTCCGTTCGTTTTATTTGTAAAAGAGAGAAAGGGCAGGGAGCCGATTGATGTGAGCGAGGCAATGCATTAA
- a CDS encoding HlyD family secretion protein, with product MENNTTADQPELFPESKKKKNRIFPIILAFVLIVGGFFGYRTYSFSQTHEVTDDAQIASNMSPVISKISGYVQEVYVKDNQFVKKGDTLLTLDNRDQKMALQSAEAALGTARSNISTAKASTNAASRNINSTTAAIATANAQIEAAKVNVWKSSQDLKRYANLVKDHTITQQQYETALAAKQSADRQLQVLIQQRNQVSQQTGIVNSQTAASSEQIGVASAVARQREVDVENAKLNLSYTVILAPEDGFVSKVSTQKGQFLQAGSQLFSLVRDNSSWVIANFKETQLAKMVEGQKVEIDIDAFPDHHFEGVVSSFSPATGSTFSLLPPDNASGNFVKVVQRLPVRIDFKNLDAKIAKKLRAGMNVKATVTLQ from the coding sequence ATGGAAAATAACACCACTGCAGATCAACCGGAACTTTTCCCGGAATCCAAAAAAAAGAAAAACCGCATCTTCCCCATCATTCTGGCATTCGTTCTCATCGTCGGCGGCTTTTTCGGCTACCGAACTTACTCTTTTTCGCAAACGCATGAAGTGACGGATGATGCGCAGATTGCTTCTAACATGAGTCCCGTTATTTCGAAAATTTCCGGCTATGTTCAGGAAGTTTATGTGAAAGATAACCAGTTTGTAAAAAAAGGAGATACTTTGCTAACATTAGATAACAGAGATCAAAAAATGGCACTGCAGTCTGCCGAAGCCGCCTTGGGAACTGCAAGAAGCAATATTTCTACGGCTAAGGCAAGCACAAATGCGGCCTCGCGGAACATCAATTCGACTACTGCGGCAATCGCTACGGCGAACGCCCAAATTGAAGCGGCAAAAGTAAACGTTTGGAAATCCTCCCAGGATTTAAAGCGGTATGCCAATTTGGTTAAAGATCATACAATAACGCAACAGCAATATGAAACGGCTTTAGCTGCCAAACAATCTGCGGATCGACAGTTGCAGGTTTTGATACAGCAAAGAAATCAGGTTTCCCAACAGACAGGAATTGTGAACTCGCAGACGGCCGCCAGCTCCGAACAGATCGGCGTGGCCAGCGCTGTAGCGAGACAAAGAGAAGTAGATGTTGAAAACGCTAAGCTTAATTTATCTTACACCGTAATTTTGGCGCCAGAAGATGGTTTTGTTTCCAAAGTTTCTACGCAGAAAGGGCAGTTTTTACAGGCCGGATCGCAGCTTTTCAGTTTGGTAAGAGATAACAGCAGCTGGGTGATCGCAAATTTTAAAGAAACCCAGTTGGCGAAAATGGTGGAGGGTCAAAAAGTAGAAATCGACATTGATGCTTTTCCGGATCATCATTTTGAAGGTGTTGTAAGTTCTTTCTCTCCAGCAACAGGCTCCACGTTTTCCCTGCTTCCGCCGGATAATGCGAGCGGAAACTTCGTAAAAGTCGTTCAAAGACTGCCGGTAAGAATCGATTTTAAAAACCTCGACGCGAAAATCGCAAAAAAACTGCGCGCCGGAATGAATGTGAAAGCTACCGTTACGTTACAATAG